A window of Streptomyces sp. SAI-127 contains these coding sequences:
- the ybeY gene encoding rRNA maturation RNase YbeY encodes MSIDVNNESGTEVDEQAILDIARYALARMRIHPLSELSVIVVDTDAMEQLHIQWMDLPGPTDVMSFPMDELRPPSKDDDEPPQGLLGDIVLCPEVAKRQGEEAETQHSMDEELQLLTVHGVLHLLGYDHEEPDEKAEMFGLQAAIVDGWRQEKGLTGPSPAPTVS; translated from the coding sequence ATGTCGATCGACGTCAACAACGAGTCCGGAACCGAGGTCGACGAGCAGGCGATCCTCGACATCGCCCGCTACGCGCTCGCACGGATGCGCATCCACCCGCTCTCCGAGCTCTCGGTGATCGTCGTGGACACCGACGCCATGGAGCAGCTGCACATCCAGTGGATGGACCTGCCGGGGCCCACCGACGTCATGTCCTTCCCGATGGACGAGCTCAGGCCGCCGAGCAAGGACGACGACGAACCCCCGCAGGGCCTCCTCGGCGACATCGTGCTGTGTCCCGAGGTCGCCAAGCGGCAGGGCGAGGAGGCCGAGACGCAGCACTCCATGGACGAGGAGCTCCAACTCCTCACCGTCCACGGCGTGCTGCACCTCCTCGGGTACGACCACGAGGAGCCGGACGAGAAGGCCGAGATGTTCGGCCTGCAGGCGGCCATCGTGGACGGGTGGCGGCAGGAGAAGGGGCTCACCGGCCCGTCCCCCGCGCCGACCGTCTCATGA
- a CDS encoding PhoH family protein, translating to MTQTPTGHSPAQGQARAQFTVPAQHPMVTVLGSGDSLLRVIEKAFPAADIHVRGNEISATGEAADVALVQRLFDEMMLVLRTGQPMTEDAVERSIAMLRASENGTSDGQETPAEVLTQNILSSRGRTIRPKTLNQKRYVDAIDKHTIVFGIGPAGTGKTYLAMAKAVQALQSKQVNRIILTRPAVEAGERLGFLPGTLYEKIDPYLRPLYDALHDMLDPDSIPKLMASGTIEVAPLAYMRGRTLNDAFIILDEAQNTSPEQMKMFLTRLGFDSKIVITGDVTQVDLPNGTKSGLRQVQDILEGLDDVHFSRLSSQDVVRHKLVGRIVDAYEKYDNENGTENGTHKGGRNKRK from the coding sequence ATGACTCAGACACCCACAGGTCACAGCCCCGCGCAGGGGCAGGCGAGAGCACAGTTCACGGTCCCCGCCCAGCACCCCATGGTCACGGTCCTGGGATCCGGCGACTCCCTCCTGCGCGTGATCGAGAAGGCCTTCCCGGCGGCCGACATCCATGTCCGGGGCAACGAGATCAGCGCGACAGGCGAGGCGGCGGACGTCGCCCTCGTCCAGCGCCTGTTCGACGAGATGATGCTGGTGCTCCGCACCGGACAGCCGATGACGGAGGACGCAGTGGAACGCTCGATCGCCATGCTGCGAGCGAGCGAGAACGGGACGAGCGACGGCCAGGAGACCCCGGCCGAAGTGCTCACACAGAACATCCTGTCCTCGCGCGGCCGCACCATCCGCCCCAAGACCCTCAACCAGAAGCGGTACGTCGACGCGATCGACAAGCACACGATCGTCTTCGGCATCGGCCCCGCCGGTACCGGCAAGACCTACCTCGCCATGGCCAAGGCGGTGCAGGCCCTGCAGTCCAAGCAGGTCAACCGCATCATCCTGACCCGCCCCGCGGTCGAGGCGGGAGAGCGGCTGGGCTTCCTGCCCGGCACCCTCTACGAGAAGATCGACCCGTACCTGCGCCCGCTGTACGACGCCCTGCACGACATGCTGGACCCGGACTCGATCCCGAAGCTGATGGCTTCGGGGACGATCGAGGTGGCGCCGCTGGCGTACATGAGGGGTCGCACTTTGAATGACGCCTTCATCATCCTGGACGAGGCCCAGAACACGAGCCCCGAGCAGATGAAGATGTTCCTCACCCGCCTCGGCTTCGACTCGAAGATCGTGATCACGGGTGACGTGACGCAGGTCGACCTGCCCAACGGCACCAAGTCGGGTCTGCGCCAGGTCCAGGACATCCTGGAGGGACTCGACGACGTGCACTTCTCCCGCCTGTCGTCCCAGGACGTCGTACGGCACAAGCTGGTCGGCCGTATCGTCGACGCGTACGAGAAGTACGACAACGAGAACGGTACGGAGAACGGCACCCACAAGGGCGGCCGGAACAAGCGGAAGTAG